Within the Canis lupus familiaris isolate Mischka breed German Shepherd chromosome 26, alternate assembly UU_Cfam_GSD_1.0, whole genome shotgun sequence genome, the region GACATAAACCTCCTCTTTAAATGTATTGAGGTCAAAAAGTTAATAGATTTAGACCAAATAAGGAAGATGGTATTCTAACCTGGCAGGAGGGGGAATGTAGAAGATTGAGGTATGGAAGACATTGAGCTGAGTGACTTGTCTGGTTCTTAGCTTCCTAGCTAGCCTTTCATAGTTACACTTATATTCTGACATATACCAGTCACAACCTTCTGGTCTAAGATTCACTTACCAATATAGAGGCAGTCCAAAGTTAGAGAACGGCTTgtgaacatttaattttattgagcacatattaCCTGGATTGGTTATCCTGGGAGAATGTAAAGACATGTGAGAAAGGGTCTCAGTTCCTTTGGAGAGCCATCTGGTTGGAGCTTGCTCTGTATTTGTGCATTGTGTTTGTGTGGTATATTTTAGGCTGTGTTCATGAAAGTTTTTCAGTCATTGTTCTCTGAGTAGTGCCTCATGAGTGTCATCCTCTGCAAAGTCTGTTTGAGAGTTCAGTCATAATCTGAACTTCTGGAGCTGAGAGAAGATGGGGATACTGCCATGGAAGCCGGGGAGAGTGGGCTGGAGAAACAGGCAATCAAGGGCTCTCTGCCTTTCAGGATTTTCCTGGGGAGAATCTTCAGTCAGAGTTTGCTGACTGCCAAGGATGGCAAGCAAGGGGCCCTCGGCCTCTGCATCCCCTGAGAACTCCAGTGCAGGAGGGCCCAGCGGTAGCAGCAATGGTGCTGGTGAGAGTGGAGGGCAGGACAGCACCTTCGAGTGCAACATCTGCCTGGACACAGCCAAGGACGCCGTCATCAGCCTGTGTGGCCACCTCTTCTGGTCAGTATTCCTGCCACCACCCCAGAAGACACACGGCCAGGTTTAGAAAGCCTGTGTCCTAGGCAGCTTTGGAACAGGGAGTTTCCTACCCACTTTAGGCCTCCTGATACAATCAGGCCCAAGAgccaggagacctgggttcttATCCCAGTTCTGTTGCTGATGAGCtgagtggccttgggcaaatccTGTCCCCACTCTGGACTCTGTACCCCCACGTCTAATGTGAAAATACTCACCAGTTAGTGAGCGATTACTATTTGCCACTTGCTGTGCTGACAAAAAGGCACTATGTACAGTGGATATACTGTGGTACACTGTATGGCAAAGACAGCAGAGCCAGACTTCCTTGTTCTGAATCCTGAATCTGCCACTTCCCTActggatgaccttgggcaaggtgcTTATACACCCTCTGTCTCATTTTACAGGGTTGTTTGTGAGCAGTCAAATgactcaaaatacataaaaagcttAGAGGAGAACATAGCACACACTGAATACTATGTGTTAGCGATGATCCTGATAATTGTtactatattttatgtgtatcaAAATGAAGTGGCAGCGTTAGTTTCATTCAGGCCTTCATCATTATTGAATAGTCCCTCCTGGTTCTGAGGTTCTGGGTAAATGTTGGGATTTTATTCCTCTCCCTTGATTTTGAGCTGGGCCTTGAAAGGTAAATTGAGGTAAGTGGAGGGGTAAGAATGACAGATAAGGCAAAGAGTATGTGCCCCCCAAGGCAGGCATTCTCTACGGATAGACCTGTGCACTCTTGGATATGAGATTTTGAGACCCCAACACTGCTGTGTACTTCACAGAACGCCCTGGGTGGGGAGGTTGAGAAGTGTTAGGGGTTAAGTGAGGGTTAGGCGAGATTATCAAACCCAGATTTGATTGAGTAGGACATAAAGCTATGGGATATTTTTGATCAGGGAAGTGGTATGAAGAAAGGGTCATTTAAGCAGTATTTATTAAGGGAGTTTAAGATAAGATAGAGataaatttattgaataaatagaaTGGGACAGGTTGTTTTTGGCAGCTCTTGCCCTAATCAttaagtttgttgttttttttttaagattttatttatttattcatgagagacccagagatagagaggcagaaggacaggcagagggagggagaagcaggctccatgcagggagcccgacgtggaacctcgatcacaggtctccaggatcacaccctgggccaaaggcaggtgctaaaccactgagccacccaagctgcccctaATCATTAAGTTTTATGCAGAAACTGTTGTTTCCTAGAAATTGGAGATTCTCCAGGGCATTATAAAACCTAAATttggggacacccgggtggctcaatggttgagcattggcctttggcACTAGGCctagtcctggggtcctgggatggagtcccactttgaGCTCCCactgaggagcctacttctccctctgcctgtgtttctctgcctctctttctgtgtgtctcatgaataaataaaatctttaaaaaacaaaacaaaagaagccCAAGACTTGAAAATAAGTGACGAAATTAAGAATTAAATCAAGGTGCCATTAGAGAGAACACAGACTCTAATATGAAACAGATGCTTCCTATTAGTATGGTTTATCCCTGGGACAATCTGCCAGcctttctgtacctcagtttcctcatctgtaaaatggagataattatattTTGTCATAGGTTAATATCATCTTCCAGTGACATTAACTAATGGAAATCTAGTCAGCCACAGCCTGGCACACAATAGTTGCTTAATAAATGGAGGTGATCACCACCTTTATTATAATTGTAAGCCTCTCCCTAAAAGAAAGTCACCTCCACTTCTCCCCGATAACCTTTGAGGGAAGTTGCCAGTGGATATCTGCCATGATTTGGGGTACTTTGGGCTCAGTTTGGAATGGCAAGTCAATGTGGAAGTCAGATGTCAGAGGTGTCTCTTACATCCAGGGGGATTGCATGTCTGGATGGTGAGGCTAAACTGTGGCTCAGGAACTGGGAAAGGAATTAGCCTGAGTCCAAATTTTACTCAGCTAGAGGAGTCATGTTATGAGGGACATAAACCATGTCCCTCGCTGTCCATGTCCACATTTTCCACTGTCCTAGCACATAGGAGGTGTTCAGTGGATATATGTTAGTTGGATGAATAagtcaagagagaaaaaatgaaaaatctagagTTGAGTAACTTTTCCTTCAATTCTGTAAATGTCATTTTTTGCACCTAGTGCTAGGTGCAAGGGACAATAAACAGGAAATCAGGAGACTGACTTTTTAGTCCTGGTGCCATAGGCAAGTCATTTCATGTTTCTGagtttggtttcctcatttgaaaattgAGAAACTAGACAACATTTCATTATAGTACAACTCGTTAAACTGAAGGTAGCCCTTTCTGCCAAACAGTATCCTCATCCTTTTCATtacttaaagatattttttatagtAAACTTGAACTTTTAAACCACTTCCTGCCagcctgaagattttttttaaaggttttatttttttgttcatgagaaatacagagagagaggcagagacaaaggccagagggagaagcaggcttcctccgGGGGTCCGATGgggcacttgatcccgggactcggggatcatgacctgagccaaaggcagatgctcaaccacagagccacccaggtgtcccagcctgAAGATTTTCTTAAACCAGATCCAGAACCATGAATTGTGAGCCTTAGGAGGCTATGAACATACTTTCAGTAGAATCTAAAatggtatgtgtatgtgtgtgtgcatgtgtgtatgagaATGCCCCCATGAATTTTTCTGCACAGAAGGTCTTTAGCTTTTATTGGATTCCTTCAGGGGGTACCACCCCTCAAAGGTTGACTTGTAGAGAAGCGGGGTTTGGGATGGTCTGAGACCTGGGGGTTCTTTACAAGTAGGATCCCAGGGTTAGAAACTGGGATCTTGCCTCTATTGCCTAATTTTTCCTGTGAGTTTAGCCCAGTCTTTTCTAATTTCTGATACTAGTGATTTCCCCATAGACTCTCAGTGGGGTTGCACTGCTTCACAGTTCCACCCCGTGTTCCTGTTTTTGTGCTTCCACCCTCAATGTTTCTGCTAATGaaagcatttttcttcctttacccccattctctttctccttgatGACTGGTTGCCCTGGGGACTCTGGCAGTTGGCCATGTTTACATCAGGTAAGatgcatttcattttactttgtctttCATCAGCTATGGTTGCACAAGACACCCCTAGTCTCAGGAGACTACTGTCAGAAGCTGCAATCTCCCCTGTCTGTGGGCTCATTTGCTTGTTTTACCCCCACCCCTCTTTATACACCTGTCCCCTGATAGGCACTTGCTGAAAACAAGGGGTCAGTGGGATGGTCCTGACTCTGTTACCGATGGACTTTGTGGCTTTAGTAGGCCACACCTCTCTGGCTCACAGTTCCCCATCTGTAGATTGAGTTGGAGTTGATAGtatgttagatttttatttttgagattctgTCTCTACAAAAAAGAACCTCCTATCATATCAACTGTTTCCCTGACCCTTAAATAAGGTCTTGAAAATGTTAGGAACGGGAAATTTTTCTTGGTCTCAACAGAGAGCTTTTATGAGAGGGGGAAGATGTCTGTTTTCCCAGCTTTAGATTATTATGAAAGCCAGTCAGTTAAGTATTCACCAAGACCCAGGCACATGCTTGGTGAAACAGCAGGGTCTGGCATTCACAGCTGGCTGTGAAAGTCACTGTGAGCTGACTGTTTGCAAGGTTATTGACAAAAGAGCCCCATACTAGTAGGTGGCTTAGGAATGTACGGGGAAGACAGACGTTCCAGAACTCTAGAGTCTCAAAGTCTAGGGCGGAGAAAGCAGCAGGGGAAACAAGAAAGGGGTTCCCACTACATTCAGGGCTGTGCATTCTGACTATAGCAAAACTCGGTACATTTATAAATTTGTCTGCTGGAAATTTATAAAAAGAGCATAACACATAAATTGTGAAGCTTTCAACAGTAGGATAAAGGAAATGAGATACAAAAATCATTAAATGCTGCTTTCTCCTTGGCCCTGAAATCCTAGATTCACATTtatataataaactttttatCATTGGGTCTAAACATGCAATTTATGTTCTAAGATAAATGCTGAGAAATATTATACATGTATTAAATTATTCAAAGATACTATAGATAACATGGTTTTAtcattcttcttttgttttagagaaagttAAGCAGAATATTTTTTAACCAGTAAACGAGCCTGGGAAACCCAAAACAGAATTCTGGTGTTTTTAATATTGAAAGAAATAGTTGaatgtaaaaatcaatgaaagtacATTAGAAACTTTAAGTAAATTTAGATAATAGCAAAATCTATCTTTTAGCACATAGTAAATCACCAGAAAATGGTGAGGTTATTATGTCCAAATGCTGATGTCTGGGATACAAAGTAGTTGAAGAAACGCTGTAAAAATGAgaaatcacagaaagaaaaatttgccTGCCAGTGTAATACAGTTGATCTGTTGGGGAAGGCAGAGATTTAAGGTTCATTATATCAGCATGCACGGCCTAAACTGAGGCTGAGTCTGTCAGACCCATTAACACTGCTACAGACTTGCAGTTCCTTCCTGCTGTGTTGCTGAGAGCCCCTTAATTTAATGAAACATGAAGAAGTCTTTAATTATGAGGTGTTTAAAAGCAATTTTgaggggcagcccgagtggcttagcggtttagcacctgcctttggcccaagacatgatcctggagacccgggatcgagatccatgtcaggttccctgcatggagcctgcttctccctctgcctgtgtctctgcctctctttctgtgtgtgtgtgtctcataaataaataaataaaatcttaaaaaaaaaaaaaaaaaaacaccaccccccccccccaaaaaaaaaaaaaataaaagcaattttgatTTCACcagtagtaaatatttattgagtgccaggaGCAGGAATCAGAGAGTTGGGTTCCTTGAAGTATTCCCTACTGGTGCTGGTGTTTCCAGTTTGAGGTGTCCGGTCCATGTTTTTCTTCTGGCTGTGACCACTCTGTAGTGAGTTTATATCATTCATgcatttttctctcctgttttcagTGGTTGGAGACCAGACCTAACAGACAGGTGTGTCCAGTTTGCAAAGCTGGCATCAGCCGAGATAAAGTCATCCCGCTCTATGGCAGGGGCAGCACTGGGCAGCAGGACCCCAGGTGAGGCCTTGGGGCACCTCTCACATCCACTCCTCCCTTTGGACATGAATTCACTTCTATTCATCACCTTCTCACCCCATCCTTTACTTAGTGCTTACACACCCTCATTTTGAGGCAGTTGGGATCCAGATGGAAGTCCTTtaggaagggaaggaagccaagTTGTTCCTCACTGGGCTGTAATGCAGATATCCACTGAGCTTCTACCAGCAAGCAGGCAATGTGTTAGGTAGCGCACAAGATACCACAATTTTAAGAGTGCAGAATGCTTTGAAGGAGCAGCTTGGGAAGCAGAGTGTCCAGCAGGAGAGTCTGCAAGGAAGGGGGTTGCTGCAGCAGTGATATATAAAgtacagagggaggagaggacagagaggcTGAGAGGCTTTGTGGAGTTTGAGGTATGAGTGGGTCTGTCATTCACTAAACACAAGTTTTGAGAGCTCTTCATGGTCTggtgcacgcatgcacacatatgcatgtgctCACACACCCCAAATTCCCAAGCAATGTCTCGTACTTTCTCTTAACCCCACCCCAGCATATCCTGTACACAGACATACTGGATTTCTCTTAAGGGAACTTACCCATTCACATTTATGAgcctttgtatttgttttccctctgcctcttctgccCTCCCCAGTCCTGCTCACATCCTCCTCACCTCCACTAATTTCTATCCATCTTTAATGAGCAGCTGTGAAATTACCTTCTCCTTAAAGTGGCCCACATTAGTTGCTCTCACTCATGCTTTCACCTTATGTAGTTGATACCTCTCTTCAGGAATTCCCTTCCCACACTGTATTGTGATTAGTTGTAAACCCCTTTGTGATTGGTTGTAACCCCCTTCAAACCAGAAACACCTCAAGAGTAGGGTCCGTCACAGTCTTAGTATTTGTAGTGTCCTGCCTATTGCATAATGGGTAGCAAGCTTCAGTCCAGTATATTGGGGATAAGTGACAGAAGGGGATAAGACCCAGAGgcagggcagcctaggtggctcagcggtttggcgctgcctttggcccaggtcctggtcctggagtcccgggatggagtcctgcatcgggctccctgcatggagcctgcttctccctctgcctgtgcctttgcctctctctctctctctctgggtctctcatgaataaataaataaaatcttaaaaaaaaaaaagacccagaggCCAAAAACAAAGTGTAGAGTACTTACCAAGGAAATAGTGAGGGGTAAAGCTGAAGTTAATTGGGGCATATCAGAGAGATCCTGAATCTCAGCCCTCTTTGCTGACAGGCCATTCTCTATTTCAGTTTGGATTTGGGATTTTTAACCTCAGTGACCCCTATATCACATAGGTCCAGAGAAGATATCTGGCTAGCATTCATAATCAGTCTTGGCCAAGCTCCTGTGAGAGAAGTTGGCAGTATATAGTGCAATGTAATGAACATCTGAGattttctccttgcttttctATATAGTTGGAAAAACAATTACAAGTAGAATGAAGATTAAGATTTGGTTTAATTTGGTGTAAGTTCACATGTGGGCATGGTGGACCTGACTCTGTTGGTGAAGAgcattatgattatttattttacaatgtttCTGTTTCAGAGAGAAGACTCCTCCCCGCCCTCAAGGACAGAGGCCAGAGCCAGAGAACAGAGGGGTGAGAAACATTCTAGAGGCAGCTTCTAGAATGGCTCTAGGAGTTTCCATCTTGGCCCTacattttttctccttgattattaaaagtaaaggaaaaattgtgaaatacacaaaggaaaagaagggggaaatCACTTATAATCACACCATCTGAAGAGAACTACTGGAAATATTTTggtctgttctctttttctctttttttgttgttctataattatatatacacacaaaaagtTTTATAGAtctatttatgtgtatgtattttatagatgtatatacatatgttcttgtttattttttatgatacttGGCTCTTGTTTTTTaactcttgtttttaaaatttcattccttcTATATTAAGTGCCTTCTGTATGCTGGGCATCATTCTAGGCACTGATGATAGATCAGTAAACATAGCAAAGATCCCTGCCCTTAATGGAGTTTATATTAGAGATGGGGAGACTTTTAATGATATATCATGAGATTTTACATGCCAGTAATACTTTATTTAAAGGCTGTTTAGTGTTCAGTTGTATGAACTTAACATTATTTGATCCTTTGTTGGACATTTAGctgtttccctttttcttattttaaaaatactctgttGAACTTAGAGATACCTTTTTGaacaggtacatttttttttttttaaagatttatttatttatttatttatgatagagagagaggcagagacacaggaggagggagaagcaggctccacgccgggagcccaatgcgggactcgatcccgggactccaggatcgtgccctgggccaaaggcaggcgccaaactgctgagccacccagggatcccctggtacaTGGTTGTTTTActaggataaattcttagaagaatCACTAGCTCAAaaaatttgctcatttattttattttattttttaaagattttatttattcatgagagacacagagagagagagagagagagagaggcagagacacaggcagagggagaagcaggctccatgcagggagcccgatgtgggactcgatcctgggtctccaggatcacaccttgggctgaaggcagtgccaaaccgctgagccacccgggctgcccaaatttgcTCATTTAAATCCGATGTTActgttaaaattttcttgttaaaatattaaagaaattataatagcAAAACATTTATCCACACTACTGGAATCCCCAAACAAGTATATGTTCTccagattaaaatattaaaaattttgaggGAAAATACTTACATCTGTATCTTGTCTACATACCTATATATTGTCCTGAGCATACTTATGACCATAGTGTTCAGTTTTGTCTGATAATTTCGTCACAAGAGTTTTTCAATTCTGCACAGAATTAAGAGCATGAGTTTTTGGATCATATTGACCTAGTTTTTGATCTAAATTATCTCTCCTTGACTACCAGGTGACATTACTTTAACTTTCCTAGGCTCTGTTTCTCAACAGAGTCTCAGCTCCTACCTCAAGAAGCCAGAGGCTCTGGCCTTAATGACAGTGGTGTGTAGTTCTAGTGTAGACAAGTACTCGCAGCCACCAGTGATGCTTTCCTGCCTGCTTTGCCCCAGCAAATGTGAGGACTTGTGGAATTGTATAGAGGTTGCTGAAACAGAGACCAGAGGGTCAGTCCGCGGGATTGCACTCATTGAAGTGGTAGCTCCTGATGAAACAGTTGCACCTGCCTGGGTAAGGCAGCCTCGGTCCCAGGAGCCCTCAGACTCAACCATGCTGGGTCTGAGTAGGAGGCATCTCTGCACTGAGAAGATGGaaaactgattatttttcttctctataggCTTGCTCTCTTGTTAATATATGCTGTTAGGCTTTATAGGTAGTGCCATTTGTAGCTGGATGCTAGGCTGCTTGGTATGGGATAGGGAACAGCCACTTTCATGACTTGGAAAAGACTCACAAGTGAAGGCCAGTCATCTCTTTGTGGAGAACAGTTGACCccatgcattttcttatttttttttttaatcatttgttccAAAGATCGATCTAGAGATGTAGGGACGGAGAGAACATTTTTTGTAAGAAAGAGCATAGGTTTTCGGATCATATTGACCTAATTTCTGTTCTGAACTCTGCCCCTTCTACTAGCTGTGCAACTTTGGTCAAGATAGAAAAAAGTTTGTTTATTCACAGTGTTGGTCAAGATAGAAAAAAGTTTGTTTATTCACAGTGTTATAATTCCTACTGAGTCTTTTCATATGAAAGATGGTGCCTTATAGAACATGTTGGAGGAGGGGAAAGCTGAGGTTGATATACCAAGCTGCTGGCAGTGACTATTGGGGAGAGCGTGGCCATGGAATGGTGAATAAGGAGGCCTCTGGGGCAGGGCGGGGAAGAGACCTCTGACTTACTATGTTAATTAATCTTCTAATGTGTAAGTTTCTTATAACAAGCGTATATACCTTTTTATAATCAGataaaaaattaagtgtttttatgttttttaaactctttgtaaaagtattaaaagaaaactgagggaAAATACTTACCTGTCTATATCATATTCCCATACCTACATGTCAGCATGTACTACAGTTGTGACCATAGTGTCCAGTTTTGTCTGGGGACCTTTGGTCACCAGAGTTTTTCTGTGTTGCTGCATAGTCAGCATCATGGTCTTTAGAGAGTGCGTGTATCAAGATTTTGATCATGACCTCCATTGTTGGTTAATtagagttccatttttttttgctattaccaATAATGTACAGCTTGTTCTGATGTTCCCTTGTAATTGGGTGGAGGAGTTGTCGCCAGTTTTGTTATAAAGCATGTAGAAAATTTTACTGATTAGTGTGGGATTCTGGGAAAAAATCTGGTGCTCCAAGAGCCCTGACTTGCATCAGCAGATTGTTTTACTTTGGGCCAGAGCCAGTCCTTTCTGGCATTCACAGCTCCTTAGCTGGGACCCCTTGAAGGCTAGAAGGGCAGAGGAGCCACCAGGGTTTCTCTGCCTTGTACtctaaatgggaagaaaagatgttctgggatgcctgggtggctcaacagttgagcgtctgccttagggtcagggcatgatcccggacttctgggatcaagtgctgcatcgggctccctgcagggagcctgcttctccctctgctgtctctgcctctctctgtgtctctcgtgaataaataaataaaatcttaaaaaaaaaaaaaaaaaaaaagatgctcccCCTTGGAAACAGGTAGCAGAGggtagggaggagaggcaggtgcCACTTGCAGGTGGCATGTTTGACAGGTGTGGGAGAAACATGCTTGTTCTTCTGAATTGTATTTCTTGCATACAGGGATTTCAAGGATTTGGATTTGGAGATGGTGGCTTCCAGATGTCTTTTGGAATTGGGGCATTTCCCTTTGGGATATTTGCCACAGCATTTAACATAAATGATGGGCGGCCTCCTCCAGGTAAGACCCCGCTTCCTTAGTATTTCTACTTGAAAGCTCCTTGGAATTCATTAGTATTAATATGACAATTATAGATAATTGTCACTGCTTGGTCAGTCAGCCTTTTCGAAACGTGAAGTCTTTTCAGATTACTGGTAGTCATGATAATGTATCTTGCCCACTTAATGTTAGGCATGTTCAAAGTGCTTGTCATCACAAACGGGATTCTCACCACAAGCCTTTGGGATGGATGTGCATTTAGCTCTGTTTTACAAATCAGAAAATGCTCAGTGTGTTTCACAAGACTTACTCTGtgcatataaaatgaaatagaataaaatgattcttttttttttaaatatgaagaaaagccTAGTCCTGTGCATGTACCATTTGGGGGCAAGGAGGAGTGAGGCAACTCACCAGGATTCAAGGCCTCTCTATTCTGTGGCATGTCTGTCCAGCTTCCCTTAGGATACATGTGGGGCTGATCACAAGCCCCACCCTTTTGGGAaccctttctcccttttctagATCTGTTACCTGCTGCTCCCTTTCACTCTTCAGCCACCATAAAGGTGCCAGCTGCATTCCATGTTGAGCAAGGCAGCAAAGTGGGTGCCTGTACTTTATCCCAGTCTGACACTTGGGCCAAGATTCTTACCATGGAGTGTGCAGAGGTGCCGAGGTCTGTTGAGCTCTGCTTGCACTCATTAGAGCCTTGTGTGTGCTGGGCAGTGTGTGTGGTACAGAAGGGAGCAATGTATGGTTCCTGG harbors:
- the RNF185 gene encoding E3 ubiquitin-protein ligase RNF185 isoform X3 — encoded protein: MASKGPSASASPENSSAGGPSGSSNGAGESGGQDSTFECNICLDTAKDAVISLCGHLFCWPCLHQWLETRPNRQVCPVCKAGISRDKVIPLYGRGSTGQQDPREKTPPRPQGQRPEPENRGGFQGFGFGDGGFQMSFGIGAFPFGIFATAFNINDGRPPPAVPGTPQYVDEQFLSRLFLFVALVIMFWLLIA
- the RNF185 gene encoding E3 ubiquitin-protein ligase RNF185 isoform X4 — protein: MFSPLLSSCEVDQASPGKVVCLNLVPVRSTHFQWLWLETRPNRQVCPVCKAGISRDKVIPLYGRGSTGQQDPREKTPPRPQGQRPEPENRGGFQGFGFGDGGFQMSFGIGAFPFGIFATAFNINDGRPPPAVPGTPQYVDEQFLSRLFLFVALVIMFWLLIA